In bacterium, one genomic interval encodes:
- a CDS encoding DUF3987 domain-containing protein, translating into MSEESFPIDSFPELFRDLSKSISSVSGVPVAFPALTMLGLNSALYGKGVQLEFRDYLVRSNLFLVCSLPSGAGKSSTVNPLAKPIRDYEAKLRDQWEEDVRPVISAELKALSLEEKQHEKKFGVYGLDEYKARFADLERERAKLEAQKINPHRLIQDDVSQEKAVQTLSTNGGSILFLTTEGGRTIDNLLGRMNVSTNPDDSHILAGFSGDDIISERLSRESVVKDPCTSLVWVLTPDRFDSILNSNQLKVGGFLPRCMLVPIECQYQDEDPYRILHVDSELLERWGRHCRVMLEAFHGKEPVTISTSKEASGIFTHYENQNGREADKHTEAIRSFMVRWREIALRIGLGLHMAEHLMDAPNRELSEETARKAVSIAKWVFKKQM; encoded by the coding sequence ATGAGTGAAGAATCGTTCCCAATAGATTCCTTTCCTGAGCTCTTTAGAGACTTGTCTAAGAGTATCTCTAGCGTGAGCGGCGTTCCCGTAGCGTTTCCCGCTCTTACTATGCTGGGGCTCAATAGCGCTCTTTACGGTAAGGGCGTTCAGCTAGAGTTCCGAGATTATCTGGTCAGATCAAATCTTTTTCTCGTGTGCTCATTACCATCAGGCGCGGGGAAATCTTCCACGGTAAACCCACTAGCGAAGCCTATTCGAGACTATGAAGCGAAGCTAAGAGACCAGTGGGAAGAAGATGTGCGCCCTGTGATTAGTGCCGAGCTCAAGGCGTTATCACTGGAAGAGAAGCAACACGAGAAGAAATTCGGTGTGTATGGTCTGGATGAATACAAGGCGCGGTTCGCTGATTTAGAGCGTGAAAGAGCTAAGCTAGAGGCTCAGAAGATCAATCCTCATAGGCTTATCCAGGATGACGTGTCTCAAGAGAAAGCCGTTCAGACTCTTTCCACTAACGGCGGCTCTATTCTCTTTCTAACCACTGAGGGCGGTCGAACGATAGACAATCTCCTTGGTAGAATGAACGTGAGCACGAATCCAGACGATTCTCACATTCTAGCGGGGTTCTCTGGTGATGATATTATCTCAGAGCGGCTAAGCCGTGAGTCTGTGGTGAAAGATCCATGTACTTCATTAGTGTGGGTTCTTACTCCAGACCGATTCGATAGCATCTTGAATTCTAATCAGCTCAAGGTCGGTGGATTCCTTCCCCGATGTATGCTCGTTCCTATTGAGTGCCAATATCAGGACGAAGATCCATATAGGATTTTGCACGTTGATTCTGAATTGCTAGAGCGCTGGGGTCGGCATTGCAGGGTTATGCTAGAGGCGTTTCACGGTAAGGAACCTGTAACGATCTCAACATCGAAAGAAGCCTCTGGAATTTTTACTCATTACGAGAACCAAAACGGGCGTGAAGCCGATAAACACACAGAAGCCATTCGTTCCTTCATGGTTCGGTGGCGTGAAATTGCCCTGAGAATTGGACTAGGGCT